CAGTGGCAGCCGCTCGTCGCCGCACACTTGGAGGGCTGCGGCCTGACCCTGCCGACGGTGGGCGCGCGTGAATGGTCCAGAGAGCGGCACACCGAGCACCTCGCGCCCATGCTGGCCGAGATGCAGGAAGTCGCGCGCTGGGATCCCTCGGCCAGCGAGTGGTGAGTGGGGACATGATCGAGAGGCCCACTGTTCTCCCTTCGGAAGCCGAGGTATGGGCGGCCCTCTCCAGGGTTCCCGATCCGGAAATTCCGGTCGTGAACATCGTGGAGATGGGCATCGTGCGCGAGGTGCAGCTCGACGGGGCGCGGGCCACCGTGCGCATGACCCCGACCTTCTCGGCCTGTCCGGCGCTGCACGTCATCCGCGAGGACATCGCCCGTGCCGTTCGGTCGCTGGGACTGCAAGTGCAGGTAGACACGGTCATGTTTCCGCCCTGGACCACCGACTGGATCACCGAGGAAGCGCGCACCAAGCTGTCGGTCTACGGCATTGCCCCGCCGGGCGCCAGTGACGACGGGGCACTTTTGCAGCTGCAAAGCGACGCGACGCGCTGCCCGCGGTGCGGCTCGTTTGATACCCGTATCAAAAACACCTTTGGTCCCACGCTCTGCAAGACCATTCACGTCTGTGGCGCCTGCCGGGAGCCCTTCGAGGCCTTCAAGACGGTATAAAACAGGGTTTCCACGTCCCACTGCTTCAGTCCGCCACGCCGACCTGCGCCGTGCGGACCGACTCTCCCAGCGTGCGGTAGAGCCCCAGGGCCGTGACCAGGCCGATCAGCCCGAAACTGAGCCACGGCAGGGCGGGCAGGCCGGTTGCCTGTCCCCAGTCGTACAGCGCGCCGCCGATGGCGTTCCCGACGCCGCCGCCCACGCCAAGGGACAGGGCGCCGAAGCC
The Deinococcus peraridilitoris DSM 19664 genome window above contains:
- the paaD gene encoding 1,2-phenylacetyl-CoA epoxidase subunit PaaD, with amino-acid sequence MIERPTVLPSEAEVWAALSRVPDPEIPVVNIVEMGIVREVQLDGARATVRMTPTFSACPALHVIREDIARAVRSLGLQVQVDTVMFPPWTTDWITEEARTKLSVYGIAPPGASDDGALLQLQSDATRCPRCGSFDTRIKNTFGPTLCKTIHVCGACREPFEAFKTV